Genomic window (Enterobacteriaceae bacterium 4M9):
CTTTCTGTGCCTGCGTTATTTCGCTACAGTGTGGCAAAAAAACACCTGCGGAGTTTCTGTGGCACATTCCCCTTATCGCGTTATCACGGCGGCCCACTGGGGGCCGATGGTGGTGGAGACAGACGGCGAGCGTGTGCTGTCGTCGGGCGGCGCGCTGGCGTCTGATTTTCCTAACTCGTTACAACGCGCGGTGGCCGACCAGGTACACAGCAAAACGCGCGTGCGCTGGCCTATGGTACGTAAGGGCTTGCTCACCTCGCCATCAGCACCGCAAGGGCAGCGCGGGCAGGATGAATTTGTGCGTGTCTCCTGGGATGAGGCGCTGAATCTGATTCACACGCAGCACCAGCGTATCCGCGCAAGTTACGGCCCGTCGGCGATTTTCGCAGGCTCCTACGGCTGGCGCTCCAACGGTGTACTGCACAAGGCATCCACGCTATTACAACGCTACATGAGTCTCGCGGGCGGCTATACCGGCCATCTGGGCGACTACTCGACCGGGGCGGCGCAGGTCATCATGCCTTACGTGGTGGGCGGCAACGAGGTCTACCAGCAGCAAACCAGCTGGCCGCTGGTGCTGGAGCACACTGACGTTGTGGTGCTGTGGAGTGCCAACCCGCTCAATACGTTGAAAATTGCCTGGAATGCCTCCGACGAGCAGGGGCTGGGCTTTTTTGAGCGCCTGAAGCACAGCGGCAAGAAAATCATTTGTATCGACCCGATGCGCTCTGAAACCGTGGCGTTTCTTGGTGATGAGGTGCAGTGGCTGGCACCGCACATGGGCACCGATGTGGCGCTGATGCTCGGCATTGCCCATACGCTGTGGCAAAACGGCTGGCATGATGTGGAATTTCTCACGCGCTGCACCGAGGGGTTTTCGGTCTTTGCGCGCTATCTGTCCGGCGAGGCCGACGGCATTGCCAAAGACGCCGACTGGGCGGCCGCGATTTGCGGCATTGATGCCACTAAAATCCGCGAACTGGCCGCGTTATTTCATGAAAATCGCACGATGTTGATGGCCGGTTGGGGCATGCAGCGCCAGCAGTATGGTGAGCAGAAGCACTGGATGATCGTCACGCTTGCCGCCATGCTCGGGCAGATTGGTCTGCCGGGCGGTGGCTTTGGGCTTTCTTATCACTTTGCCAACGGGGGCAATCCCACGCGCCGTGCGGCGGTGCTGGCTTCAATGCAGGCGCAGGTGGCAGGCGGCGCTGACGCGGTGGAAAAAATCCCGGTGGCGCGCATTGTTGAGGCGCTGGAAAACCCCGGCGCTGACTACCAGCACAACGGTGAAACGCGCCGCTTCCCGGATATCCGCATGATCTGGTGGGCCGGAGGCGGCAATTTTACCCATCACCAGGACACCAACCGCCTGATTGCCGCCTGGCAAAAGCCGCAGCTGGTGGTGATTTCGGAATGCTACTGGACCGCTGCGGCAAAACACGCGGATATCGTGCTGCCGATAACCACCTCGTATGAACGTAACGATCTCACCATGACGGGCGATTACAGCAACCAGCATCTGGTGCCAATGAAACAAGTGGTTGCCCCGCGTGACGAAGCGCGACACGACTTTGACGTATTTGCCGACCTGAGCGAGCGCCTGGAACCCGGCGGTGGTGCACGTTTTAGCGAAGGTAAAAGTGAAATGCAGTGGCTGGAAACCTTTTACGATATCGCCCGTCAACGCGGTGAGCAGCAGCAGGTCACGCTGCCGGACTTTGCGCAGTTCTGGCACAACAACCAGATTGTGGAAATGCCGGAAAGCGAAACGGGCGCGAAGTTCGTGCGTTTTGCTGACTTTCGCCGCGATCCGCAGGCATTTCCATTGAAAACACCGAGCGGCAAAATTGAGATTTATTCGGCACGCATTGCCAGCTATGGCTATGCCGACTGTCCGGGCCATCCGACCTGGCTTGCCCCGGATGAGTGGCACGGCAATGCGCAAGCCGGGCAACTTGAACTGCTCTCGTCGCACCCGGCGCACCGGCTACATAGCCAGCTTAACTATTCGCACCTGCGCGAACAGTACGCCGTGGCCGGGCGCGAGCCGGTGGTTTTGCATCCTGACGATGCCAGGGCGCGTGGGATTGATAACGGTGACGTGGTGCGAGTGTGGAACGCGCGTGGCCAGGTGCTGGCCGGAGCGCTGGTCACGGAAGATATTCGGCCCGGCGTTGTGTGCATTCATGAAGGTGGCTGGCCCGACCTGGCGCCAGAGGCGGGCGGTATCTGCAAGCATGGGGCGGTCAATGTGCTGACCCGCGATATTCCAACTTCGCGGCTGGCTAACGGCTGCGCGGCCAACTCCTCGCTGGTGTGGCTGGAGAAATACGTTGGGCCGGCGCTTGCCGTTACGGCGTTTGACCCGCCTGCCAGTGCATGATCCAGGTGGCGTGCTGGGTGTCCGGCTGCCAGGCGCTTTCGACAACGCTGAAGCCCATTGCGCGATAAAACGCAACGGCACGCTCATTTTGCTGGTAGACCTCCAGACTGAGCGCGGGGTAGCACTGCTGCACGGTCTGCATCAGTGCGCGCCCGGTGCCCTGGCCCAGCGCGTGGGGAGTGACGAACAGCGCGCCGACGAACTGCTGCTCCAGCACGCTGATAAAACCCTGAATGCCGCCTGTGTCACTCAGCCAGCTGCGGGCGTTGGGCAGGTAAACGTCACGCACGCAGGGCAGGCTTTCCTGCCAGTAAGTAGCAGGAATAAACGGATGCGCCGCTGTGGTGCTCTCAAGCCACAGTGTAAGCAGCGCAGGCATGTCGCGGGCATGGGCCTCTCTTATCACGCGCGGCTGTCCGGGTGGCAAAAACAGTCGGTAATGTGGTCGTTCACCAGCCCGCAGGCCTGCATAAAGGCGTAGCAGATGGTCGAACCCACAAACTTAAAGCCACGCTTTTTCAGCGCCTTTGATAGCGCGTCAGAGGTGGGAGTGAAGGCCGGGACCTCGCTTAAGGCGCGGAAGTGGTTGACCTGCGCAGTATGCTCGACAAAAGACCAGATAAAATGGGTGAAATCCTCTCCTAGGGCTTCCATGGCCAGATACGCGCGGGCGTTATTGATAATCGCCTCGATTTTCCCGCGATGGCGAATGATACCGGCGTCCTGCACCAGCCTTTCCACGTCTTCCTGCTGCATTAGCGCAATGCGCTCTGGGTCAAAGTTGTGAAAACAGCGTTGATAGTGCTCTCGTTTTTTGAGTACGGTTATCCACGACAGCCCGGCCTGCTGGCCTTCCAGGCAAATCATCTCAAAAAGTTTTTTGCCGTCGGTTTGTGGGCGGCCCCACTCGTTGTCGTGATACTCCAGGTACAGCGGGTCTTGTGTGACCCATCCACAGCGTTGCATTGTTTCTCCTTTGCGTTCTGGAACGTACCGGCCTGTTGGCATTCTGAACTCACTATAACGGTTTTCACGCGCCTTATTTTGTGGATTATCACGCCTGAGAATATTTCGTTTTGTTTGTGAGTGTTTACTTTCTTTATACATCAAGTGATTCAGGTGATTTAAGGTTGACCTTTCGCACTGAAGGCCAGTGATTCTACGCTGGCAAAGGCAAAGGCAAAGGCAAAGGCAAAGGCAAAGGCAAAGGCAAAGGCAAAGGCAAAGGCAAAGGCAAAGGCAAAGGCAAAGGCAAAGGCAAAGGCAAAGGCAAAGGCAAAGGCAAAGGCAAAGGCAAAGGCAAAGGCAAAGGCAAAGGCAAAGGCAAAGGCAAAGGCAAAGGCAAAGGCAAAGGCAAAGGCAAAGGCAAAGGCAAAGGCAAAGGCAAAGGCAAAGGCAAAGGCAAAGGCAAAGGCAAAGGCAAAGGCAAAGGCAAAGGCAAAGGCAAAGGCAGCCTGCGTGGTTGGTTCGTGATGGAGACGCTATGAAGAGTGAAAAGCCCGCTTTATGCCGCTATGTTTCGCGCCAGTCTTTTTTTGTTAGTGTGTACTCACATCTTGTGTGAGGCTGATTCAGCAAGGTAGCCAGCAGCTTTTTTCACGAACCAGTCCGCAGGAACGTTATAAGGCGGCTGCATTAACGTCGCAATGCCGTCTGTGATAATGCCGTGCGCCTTTTGGTACAGATGACCACTGCCACGCGTGAGCGCCTCAAGCTGAAGCTGCTTTTCCAGCAAATAGATGCGGGCAAAATCGGGGTCATAACGCAGGATTTCGCGTGTGTTATCGATAATATCGGCGAGTTTTACCGTCTGCGCCCGTGGGCAGGCCTGCGCGGTGTGGGCAAAATGCAGCCGCTTGCGCTGGGCGCGGTTGAGTGTGGCAGGCGTTGTTGGGTTAGTGAGCATCACCACCAGTTGCGCGACATCGTCGCCAAAGCGCGCGGCGATATCTCCAGGCGTGGTGGCGGTGTCTTCCACGGTGTCATGCAGCCAGGCGGCGGCAAGGAGCGCTTCGTCATCCGGCATTACGCTGCGCACCAGTTCTGCCACCGCCGCAGGATGGACGATATAAGGCTGCGCGGTATATTTACGCCGCTGATCCTGCCCGGCATGCGCCTTCGAGGCAAACCGTCTGGCGCGTTCTTCAAGTGACAGCATAGGTTTACCCTCAGGCAGTGGAACCGTTAATCATGTGACAGTTTTACATTAATCATTAATGCCAGAAAACGTCATGCATTAAGAAATATCTTTAGTTAAACACCAGTGACGCTATTGTGCTTATTGATATATCCACATAAACATAAGCGGTAAATTTGACCAGACGGCAAATAAACCAGACAAGTCTTCTGGGCATTGCGGGCAAATTATGAGAAATAGAGTGCAACCTGGCCATTTTCTTTAATGAATTGGCCTGAACAGAGAACTCTGCTTCGTACGCGCGGTCAGAGACGTGCTTATCTTATTTTGTCTGGTGTCCGCATGAGATTTATAAAATCGATAACGCAGCAGAAACTTTGTTTTCTGCTCGCTATCTATATTGGCCTGTTGAACATAGCAATCTTTTATCGCCGCTTTGAAGCTTTCACGCAAAGTTCCGGTCTTATTATGGGGTTAGCGGCCATTCTTGAACTGGCAGCTTCCGTTCTGGTGACCTTCTTTTTATTACGTGTGTTATCCCTGCTGGGGCGGCGTATCTGGCAGGTGCTGGCATCCCTCATTGTGCTGTGCTCCGTAGGGGCCAGCTATTACATGACATTCCTCAACGTCATTGTTGGCTATGGCATTATCGCCTCCGTCATGACGACCGATATTGACCTGTCCA
Coding sequences:
- a CDS encoding molybdopterin guanine dinucleotide-containing S/N-oxide reductase, with the protein product MWQKNTCGVSVAHSPYRVITAAHWGPMVVETDGERVLSSGGALASDFPNSLQRAVADQVHSKTRVRWPMVRKGLLTSPSAPQGQRGQDEFVRVSWDEALNLIHTQHQRIRASYGPSAIFAGSYGWRSNGVLHKASTLLQRYMSLAGGYTGHLGDYSTGAAQVIMPYVVGGNEVYQQQTSWPLVLEHTDVVVLWSANPLNTLKIAWNASDEQGLGFFERLKHSGKKIICIDPMRSETVAFLGDEVQWLAPHMGTDVALMLGIAHTLWQNGWHDVEFLTRCTEGFSVFARYLSGEADGIAKDADWAAAICGIDATKIRELAALFHENRTMLMAGWGMQRQQYGEQKHWMIVTLAAMLGQIGLPGGGFGLSYHFANGGNPTRRAAVLASMQAQVAGGADAVEKIPVARIVEALENPGADYQHNGETRRFPDIRMIWWAGGGNFTHHQDTNRLIAAWQKPQLVVISECYWTAAAKHADIVLPITTSYERNDLTMTGDYSNQHLVPMKQVVAPRDEARHDFDVFADLSERLEPGGGARFSEGKSEMQWLETFYDIARQRGEQQQVTLPDFAQFWHNNQIVEMPESETGAKFVRFADFRRDPQAFPLKTPSGKIEIYSARIASYGYADCPGHPTWLAPDEWHGNAQAGQLELLSSHPAHRLHSQLNYSHLREQYAVAGREPVVLHPDDARARGIDNGDVVRVWNARGQVLAGALVTEDIRPGVVCIHEGGWPDLAPEAGGICKHGAVNVLTRDIPTSRLANGCAANSSLVWLEKYVGPALAVTAFDPPASA
- a CDS encoding N-acetyltransferase; amino-acid sequence: MIREAHARDMPALLTLWLESTTAAHPFIPATYWQESLPCVRDVYLPNARSWLSDTGGIQGFISVLEQQFVGALFVTPHALGQGTGRALMQTVQQCYPALSLEVYQQNERAVAFYRAMGFSVVESAWQPDTQHATWIMHWQAGQTP
- the tag gene encoding DNA-3-methyladenine glycosylase I; amino-acid sequence: MQRCGWVTQDPLYLEYHDNEWGRPQTDGKKLFEMICLEGQQAGLSWITVLKKREHYQRCFHNFDPERIALMQQEDVERLVQDAGIIRHRGKIEAIINNARAYLAMEALGEDFTHFIWSFVEHTAQVNHFRALSEVPAFTPTSDALSKALKKRGFKFVGSTICYAFMQACGLVNDHITDCFCHPDSRA
- a CDS encoding bifunctional (p)ppGpp synthetase/guanosine-3',5'-bis(diphosphate) 3'-pyrophosphohydrolase: MLSLEERARRFASKAHAGQDQRRKYTAQPYIVHPAAVAELVRSVMPDDEALLAAAWLHDTVEDTATTPGDIAARFGDDVAQLVVMLTNPTTPATLNRAQRKRLHFAHTAQACPRAQTVKLADIIDNTREILRYDPDFARIYLLEKQLQLEALTRGSGHLYQKAHGIITDGIATLMQPPYNVPADWFVKKAAGYLAESASHKM